One window of Flavobacteriales bacterium genomic DNA carries:
- a CDS encoding M1 family metallopeptidase, which yields MDFYRPLPIVVLLALQCTPASAQDSTVGSASRSDSIEILHTRIELDLTQTSSGIIRGDAVITFTPRVPGITTLPLDLLLQVDSVMMNGTPLTFTHPGEVLLVDLQNPHGPEDTLTLTVSYQGNPVTDASGFGGFYTLSNYQYDLGVAFDAVPHSYGRAWFPCFDNFVERCSFDFVVHTNENRSVFANGALVEMTDLGGGERISHWRIEEPIPSYLASVAAGNYTALLDTFPSVSGADIPVVLAALPGDTAQVRGSFAHLKNAFDTYERWFGPYRWNRVGYVLTSAGAMEHATNICYPDFAADGTLGNEDLIAHELSHHWFGNLITCARPQEMYMNEGLADFCAKLFIEDLYGEEAYKSLVRSNHYTVVATAHLRDGGWYALADVPQNMTYGETSYKKGSDIARTLRTTLGDSLFSAGMKQVFSRNAYTSMSSAALRDSLGAATGTDLTDFFNAWIFQPGGAAFMVDSFSVVQNGSLFDTQVHIRQKTRGGANFFLHVPVTLTCIGAAGETHQELVDLDGEYSTVTVPCPFPPVAVRLNDDERLALSTTVDTATISTSGQRNLPKADVRVIIPDTPPITHIRVEEFWVPADEDLTGNGAFFVSPDRWWRVETDIQPGTAMSLRFTLDGRPGFPTAYDLGLVSLAGGLPFNEDSLVILYRPNAGTSWTARPTTITHIGSTTDSNARLEISGLAAGDYTFGWRSLPTSVPSVADPVKEWRYFPDPATDQVTVTAPPNTSLDGAVLLIRDLNGRIIASHPLRSQSTRVDVSKLVPQTVLLSVRSGKGASVNLGPLHITH from the coding sequence ATGGACTTTTACCGCCCGCTCCCTATCGTCGTCCTGCTCGCGCTCCAGTGCACTCCCGCCTCTGCACAGGACAGCACGGTGGGCAGTGCCTCCCGTAGCGACAGCATCGAAATCCTGCACACCCGGATCGAACTGGACCTCACCCAAACGTCCAGCGGCATCATTCGCGGCGATGCCGTCATCACCTTCACGCCGCGTGTGCCCGGTATAACAACACTTCCCCTGGACTTACTGCTGCAAGTGGACTCGGTGATGATGAACGGAACGCCGTTGACCTTCACCCATCCCGGCGAGGTGCTTCTGGTGGACCTTCAAAATCCCCATGGCCCGGAGGACACATTGACCCTGACCGTAAGCTACCAAGGCAACCCCGTGACCGACGCTAGCGGCTTCGGCGGCTTTTACACGCTGAGCAACTACCAATACGATCTCGGTGTGGCCTTCGATGCCGTGCCCCATTCCTACGGGCGTGCCTGGTTCCCCTGTTTCGACAATTTCGTTGAGCGCTGTTCATTCGACTTCGTCGTGCATACCAATGAGAACCGCTCCGTATTCGCCAACGGCGCGCTGGTGGAAATGACGGACCTCGGAGGCGGCGAACGCATCAGCCACTGGCGGATCGAGGAGCCGATCCCCTCCTACTTAGCCTCGGTGGCCGCTGGCAATTACACTGCGCTGCTCGATACCTTTCCCAGCGTATCCGGCGCGGACATCCCCGTGGTCCTGGCCGCGCTTCCGGGCGATACCGCGCAAGTTAGGGGCTCCTTCGCCCATTTGAAGAACGCCTTCGACACCTACGAACGATGGTTTGGTCCCTACCGCTGGAACCGCGTCGGATATGTGCTCACCAGCGCCGGTGCGATGGAGCACGCCACCAACATCTGCTACCCGGATTTTGCCGCCGACGGCACGCTCGGAAACGAGGACCTCATCGCGCATGAGCTCTCACACCACTGGTTCGGAAACCTCATCACCTGTGCGCGACCGCAGGAGATGTACATGAACGAGGGCCTCGCCGACTTCTGCGCCAAGCTCTTCATCGAAGATCTCTACGGCGAAGAAGCCTACAAGTCGCTCGTACGCAGCAACCACTATACCGTGGTGGCCACGGCGCACCTGCGCGACGGCGGCTGGTACGCGCTGGCCGATGTTCCGCAGAACATGACCTACGGCGAGACCAGCTACAAGAAGGGTTCGGACATCGCGCGTACGCTCCGCACCACCTTGGGTGATAGCCTGTTCAGCGCCGGGATGAAACAAGTGTTCAGCCGGAACGCCTATACCTCCATGAGCAGCGCCGCATTGCGCGACAGCCTTGGCGCGGCCACGGGCACGGACCTCACCGATTTTTTCAACGCTTGGATCTTCCAGCCCGGCGGCGCGGCCTTCATGGTGGATTCCTTTTCCGTGGTGCAGAACGGAAGCCTGTTCGACACGCAGGTCCACATCCGGCAGAAGACCCGAGGTGGTGCGAACTTCTTCCTCCATGTGCCGGTGACATTGACATGCATCGGTGCCGCCGGTGAAACGCATCAGGAACTAGTGGACCTTGACGGGGAATACTCCACGGTCACGGTGCCTTGCCCCTTCCCACCGGTGGCCGTGCGCCTGAACGATGACGAACGCTTGGCACTCTCCACCACCGTGGACACGGCCACCATCTCCACCTCCGGACAGAGGAACCTCCCCAAAGCCGACGTGCGCGTGATCATCCCCGACACGCCGCCAATTACCCATATCCGCGTGGAGGAATTCTGGGTACCGGCCGACGAGGACCTCACCGGTAATGGTGCGTTCTTCGTCTCACCGGACCGTTGGTGGCGCGTAGAGACCGACATTCAACCGGGAACGGCCATGTCCCTCCGCTTCACCTTGGACGGACGTCCGGGGTTCCCGACCGCCTATGACCTGGGCCTCGTGTCGCTCGCAGGTGGCCTTCCATTCAACGAGGACAGCTTGGTGATCCTCTACCGGCCAAACGCTGGTACATCGTGGACCGCGAGGCCCACCACGATCACCCATATCGGAAGCACCACCGACAGCAATGCACGGCTCGAAATATCCGGCCTTGCCGCAGGGGATTACACCTTCGGATGGCGGTCGCTCCCTACCAGCGTGCCCAGCGTCGCCGATCCCGTAAAGGAATGGCGCTACTTTCCCGATCCCGCCACCGACCAAGTGACTGTGACCGCACCACCGAATACAAGCTTGGATGGCGCGGTGCTGCTGATCCGCGACCTGAACGGGCGGATCATTGCCAGCCATCCGCTGCGCTCCCAGTCAACGCGCGTGGACGTCTCCAAGCTGGTTCCGCAGACCGTCCTCCTCTCGGTCCGTTCCGGGAAGGGCGCATCCGTCAACCTCGGCCCGTTGCACATCACACACTGA
- a CDS encoding type IX secretion system membrane protein PorP/SprF, translating to MQRIRLVLPVALLALTANVASAQQELMISQYMFNGLFLNPAYAGSHPYASATVLHRSQWVGMEGAPRTNLLGIDGPLMGNKMGLGFTFSHDMIGVSRDMEMAANYAYRIRTGTNGHLAFGLKAGLSFYTANLSDLVYWDTQDALYQNNISNATVGKFGFGLYWNNERSFVGISVPTIYAADGKVTSELPNSPEHYFTQHYYLNAGHVFELNDNFDLKPSVLIKYQQQAPPEVDLNLNVLFKDRFWLGAGYRTGDAVVGMVEFQINRMFRAGYAYDMNTSKLRHYNGGSHEVMLGIDLGKEPIMIKNPRYF from the coding sequence ATGCAACGCATCCGCCTCGTACTGCCCGTGGCGCTGTTGGCACTCACTGCCAACGTGGCCTCCGCGCAACAGGAACTGATGATCAGCCAGTACATGTTCAACGGGCTCTTCCTCAACCCTGCGTACGCTGGTAGTCACCCTTACGCCAGTGCCACCGTCCTCCACCGCAGCCAATGGGTGGGCATGGAAGGCGCACCACGCACCAACCTGCTTGGTATCGACGGCCCGCTGATGGGCAACAAGATGGGATTGGGCTTCACTTTCAGCCATGATATGATCGGCGTGAGCCGCGACATGGAGATGGCCGCGAACTATGCCTACCGCATCCGCACCGGAACGAACGGGCATCTGGCCTTCGGGCTCAAAGCGGGCCTATCCTTCTATACCGCCAACCTCAGCGACCTCGTCTACTGGGACACGCAGGACGCGCTGTACCAGAACAACATCAGCAACGCCACCGTGGGCAAGTTCGGCTTCGGCCTCTACTGGAACAACGAGCGGTCCTTTGTCGGCATCTCCGTGCCCACGATCTACGCGGCGGACGGCAAGGTGACATCAGAGCTTCCCAATTCGCCCGAACACTATTTCACCCAGCACTACTACCTGAACGCCGGGCATGTCTTCGAGCTGAACGACAACTTCGACCTCAAGCCGAGCGTGCTGATCAAATACCAGCAACAAGCACCTCCCGAGGTGGACCTCAACCTGAACGTCCTCTTTAAGGACCGCTTCTGGTTAGGCGCCGGGTACCGCACCGGCGATGCCGTGGTGGGCATGGTGGAGTTCCAGATCAACCGCATGTTCCGCGCCGGATATGCTTACGATATGAACACGTCGAAGCTGCGGCATTACAACGGCGGCTCGCATGAGGTGATGCTCGGCATCGATCTGGGCAAGGAGCCGATCATGATCAAAAATCCCCGCTACTTCTGA
- a CDS encoding OmpA family protein, giving the protein MRATKHIALLAAAASLLLASCANYHVRKGEQAVGLMAYAKAEKHFDKALAHQQGRDLLLLTAEAEAKQNKVVQAAEHFAAAEKIAPLTGSDAFQYGRMMMALGEYEKAEPMLLRALQDDPERQDAADLIGACQGYRSFYSDSSRYTVTPLQFAGMATAYSATPSVGGLIFAAQRQASAGRKDPWTGLSFTDLYQVAVGADGATSIPSPLKGAVNGPYHEGSAALSADGKTLYFTRSNYYGNKLLKDNDNVSNLKMFRATKEENGGWGNIREFGYNSAGYSVGLPALSTDGNTLYFTSDMPGGLGGKDLWYSTDIGTGWGAPVNMGPTINTSGDEMFPTVVGDALYFSSTGHTNMGGLDIFETHKEGEFWSEPKNMGYPVNTTRDDFGLWLDSTGTKGYLSSARSGSDQIYALNVHPLLFAVEGTITNVKTGKPLPGSLVTLRNLITKLDTQVTADASGQFHFDVRPNTAYSVSATNVDMLAQSTPASTAGLGLSTTLRADLQLEPLELNKPIAVPNIYYDYDKWDIRPDAAMELNKLAKIFMDNPGLTFELSSHTDSRGGDTYNLVLSDARARSAVDYLERQGVPPDRLIAMGYGETMPVNGCVNGVKCTEEEHQANRRTEFKVISRDAVGQSGTTVHP; this is encoded by the coding sequence ATGCGCGCAACCAAACACATTGCCCTCCTTGCTGCCGCTGCATCCCTGTTGCTCGCATCCTGCGCGAACTACCATGTGCGCAAAGGCGAACAAGCCGTGGGGCTCATGGCCTATGCCAAGGCCGAGAAGCATTTCGATAAGGCGCTGGCCCATCAACAAGGGCGCGACCTGCTGCTGCTCACCGCCGAAGCCGAGGCCAAACAGAACAAGGTGGTACAGGCCGCCGAGCACTTTGCAGCCGCGGAAAAGATCGCCCCGCTGACAGGCTCCGATGCTTTTCAATATGGCCGAATGATGATGGCATTGGGCGAATACGAAAAGGCGGAACCCATGCTCCTCCGGGCCTTGCAGGATGATCCTGAACGCCAGGACGCAGCGGACCTGATCGGCGCGTGCCAAGGTTATCGTTCGTTCTATTCCGATAGCTCCCGCTATACCGTGACGCCATTGCAGTTCGCGGGAATGGCCACGGCCTATTCCGCCACACCTTCTGTAGGCGGGCTGATCTTCGCGGCCCAACGGCAGGCTTCGGCCGGAAGGAAAGATCCCTGGACCGGGCTCTCCTTCACCGATCTCTATCAAGTAGCGGTAGGGGCTGACGGTGCTACGAGTATCCCTTCGCCGCTGAAAGGAGCGGTGAACGGCCCTTATCATGAGGGCTCTGCCGCACTGAGCGCCGATGGCAAGACCCTCTATTTCACCCGCAGCAATTACTACGGGAACAAGCTGCTGAAGGACAATGACAATGTGAGCAACCTGAAGATGTTCCGTGCCACCAAGGAAGAAAACGGCGGATGGGGCAACATCCGTGAGTTCGGGTACAACAGCGCAGGTTATTCCGTGGGCCTGCCCGCCCTGAGCACGGACGGGAATACACTGTACTTTACCAGTGACATGCCGGGTGGGCTCGGAGGCAAGGATCTGTGGTACAGCACTGACATCGGCACCGGCTGGGGTGCGCCCGTGAACATGGGCCCCACCATCAATACCTCCGGCGATGAAATGTTCCCCACCGTGGTGGGCGATGCCCTCTATTTTTCCAGCACCGGCCATACGAACATGGGCGGGCTGGATATTTTCGAAACGCACAAGGAAGGTGAGTTCTGGAGCGAACCCAAGAACATGGGTTACCCCGTGAACACCACCCGGGATGACTTCGGCCTTTGGCTTGACAGCACCGGCACCAAGGGATATCTCAGCAGCGCACGCTCCGGGTCCGACCAGATCTACGCGCTCAATGTCCACCCGCTCCTGTTCGCCGTGGAAGGGACCATCACCAATGTCAAGACCGGCAAGCCCTTGCCCGGATCTTTGGTCACGCTTCGCAACCTCATCACAAAATTGGACACGCAGGTCACCGCGGATGCGAGCGGGCAATTCCATTTCGACGTGAGGCCGAACACGGCCTATTCCGTTTCGGCCACCAACGTGGACATGCTCGCGCAAAGCACGCCGGCGAGCACAGCGGGTCTGGGCCTCAGCACGACCCTGCGTGCGGATCTGCAGTTGGAACCGTTGGAACTGAACAAACCGATCGCTGTGCCGAACATCTATTACGATTACGACAAGTGGGACATCCGCCCGGATGCGGCGATGGAACTGAACAAGCTGGCAAAGATCTTCATGGACAACCCCGGCCTCACCTTCGAGCTCAGCTCACACACCGACAGCCGCGGCGGTGACACCTACAATCTCGTGCTCAGTGATGCAAGGGCCCGAAGCGCCGTTGACTACTTGGAGCGCCAAGGCGTGCCACCGGACCGGTTGATCGCAATGGGCTACGGTGAGACCATGCCCGTGAACGGCTGCGTGAACGGCGTGAAATGCACGGAGGAGGAACATCAGGCCAACCGGCGCACGGAGTTCAAGGTCATCTCCCGGGATGCCGTCGGCCAAAGCGGCACGACGGTCCATCCGTGA